From the Papaver somniferum cultivar HN1 chromosome 2, ASM357369v1, whole genome shotgun sequence genome, the window cgtttccttcttgcccgccttaggaacatgtaacctacgcgaacctaagccttaaaatttggactagaacgagaccgatagggtaacgagcttattaggaaagtcgttcgaagtttgagcatactttgaagttcatgatggttactgtgagttgaatacgccaccttgtaacgccggtgaggccttgggtatcaaagctccactgagatgccctcgtctctattcaacttactttaagtcggattgactccagagaggtttgctcagattgtaacgaattccttttcaaaATAATAGAagatagtctagaaacaatctaagtggagacatcgtgctttttgtttgctatataaaataggcttgttgtggtcgagtcagccttgtttgtgcttgtttagaattcccttgcagttaggatgtcgaaatggtatagccaatacaatgattatccaactgaacaacatgTACATTACTGTTTTTaggatcatagtgtgaatagtggttgggcacgccaacattttcaaggttttgggtcataccatggtgagcccaattactatccacacgcgcatcggtCATACGGGAAAGAAGATTagaatactagttcttcgtctttagaggatacaatcgaactattgaaaagtagtcctttttatgatccttcagttcttaTTCCttttctagaagagtctctcaggaatttagctgagtcatcacgtaagttagctgaatcgacatacaaattagatgaggtgaacaatgtagttatggacgaaagaactgcagcaacgactgaatcttatttggaagatatcctcaataggttaagtgaaaacttagatccaacacttagggagctttctttagaagagacccttgagaggatagttgagtcgacacgtagacttgagttagagacgaacaaaggtattgctcgaaatgactttAATTTACAATATaatgtatccaataatactcttgaaaatgaggatagttatttgcataatcaagatatcgaggttagaattggtgacactccttgtgtagatAAGTTTCAACCATTTCtatgttatgataatgatgagtatgatgtggacagtgttgatgaagaatctgaagtatttaggcatggtgatcaggaatttgttactcctattgagcttgataatgataatgatatttctggttcaaatcccgataattttaattattatccacctattcaaaaggacggggatttgactagagataataccgttttagaAGAAGTTATAcatccttttgattacgaagccaattaTGGTTTATAGGaacaagtttattttgagtctagagatttagaaacaacagtcttagacaaataaagtgaactcgtaaaaatgagtgaggatgcacctgattacaacttagaagaatcaattgaccattttcaggaatctaatgatttgGAAATTAGGgtaattgtgactagtctacctagagacactgaaaactctaagtttgagggtgattatcactttcctggtgccttacctttaactcttagaaagttccctcatgtaggacttgacatttttgcctcaaccatcttacaagattatgttcatacactttttcctgaacctagttatgtccatcagagagctcagttgttagaaacccatcctatggttgatatggttaacccaggttatgataccaagattgactttgttttcccaccaaaaacttttcttccaattgtgggaacatatgatttttagatgtgtcggttattaagttttgagactaaacctaattactttaggaaaatagggtcgacacattttcttaaggaagaccacctctttcattttggtcagctgtgtaagtcaaatctgatttacttagaggatccccaattattcaggcttttgttatacgcttctaagttcttagttgagtatttccagactcttcagcctgatcttcagaatgcctttgaggaaatccaaccgatgaaatctttttatttagaaccttttatagagcctgaacctgaaccacaactagatgtagttgtcttaaacaagggtatgttcgatgtcttcttggattgttatagtttcctcttcttgtggttagcactttttgatccagatgacccacaattatttcttctactgctttatgattctatgaggtgattaattccttccgatgtctggctgaagactttaaacttagcacttcttgggaggtaacccaatctcatgcaacacgataatatctttccttaactcttttgcttcgagtgggaacaatttctccttgttcatgcttttaattttatctttagaacattgaggaaaatgttagatttaagtttgggggtatgggagaaactttttagttgcaataaataaactccaaagcctagaaattaatgtttattaaggttggcactaaccaatataagtggatgggaacatcttggttataggagttgaggaaccaatctgattagatggaaacatctaaagagtctattcataaaagcacggagctcatgtgttagaattaaaaaaaacatggtagtttcgccatatctcgttgaatcctaatccttctgtttttattttttaagtgatttggtggggcaaaagattcaagttgttaccattgctagggtgaaatagagtgattgagataccacacaaaaaaataaaaaaataaaaattgagaccagaccatcagaccaaccggaataaattcaataaagtcgaccactggtatccttgtatatgccagttgtgttgacctagagtttggtttatcgaccattggttcccttgtattttccagttgtgttaatattagtcagactgatatctcagtccattaggataggttcatcctagtagtggccttcacacagatatgggaaacacctttcaccttagtcaacatcaaaaccatctatgtttttctctacctCCATCTTATtcatctttccatgtgattggttgactccggttatgatgtccagaaactatctgagtagatctctgtcacttatatatgaattttagtatgcttgagtgcaaactcgtgtacaacaattggaatttctcatcagggtacttcctcctgtagtcaatgattttatgccaaccaaggaggtcctTTAGTGCTATCCAAGGTTCTGCAGAAGTAGCTAGGTTTTGGAGTATaaagttttgtgggtacacctctggtaaaccctcccgagactataactcggtcactaggtccacctagtgagtttagattttattttctagattagatttgctcgaggactagcaaataataagtttgggggtatttgatagacacatttttgtaactgaattgtcctcaattttctgtattgttggtactcgattttctacttattatggtgttttatgagttagtaggtatttttggaaaataaacatttttggaaaattcggctcgaaaagttggtataggcacccggaggacacatgttattcggactctcaattttggataaggggaacctaactgataaggggcaccctagggagccaactgctaatcgcaccccaacACTGGCTAAGGggacttcatcttcttccttgatttgaaaagaaaaattggagggaaatttggtgtcaacggtaaatgatttattatctttaagataagaatatcttcttgccttataaacatgaagttttgaagaaaaaggaagttatcttgtattaaacaagaaagatatccttagaagattttatcttggattttattctgcgaattaaagaagatctgggtttagtaaagaaatatatagaataaaggaAAAATTCtgtagatatttttaattaaaaagaagaagattttggagttatggaagaatatatttgagtaatgtgtatttgtgtgtataaatagagagctagagagcacatttggaggGGCGGGTAGTCCAGAGCCAAGAGCGTTATTTCATTTGgagtttaatattttcaattctattttctactgtttctgattattattattttataaaaaggATTGTACGATTTATTGTGATAACTCCAATggtgattaataaaataaatttatttaatcatattatcgtctctggtattatcatgaggagctagaccccatttctgggacgacggaggaaaccaaatctcatgaatgcggtaattatattaattttattatgattatttgcactgttatttaattgatttatgattttcgttgaatggttgtcatttcaattaatgggttatgctttcttaaatgttttgatatcccatgctttagatttatatccattattttcgaaatctactttaggcaatgaattagagtcaatgaattTTTATGAGCTATTActgtttagaattgatatttgaaccgcaaaaaattgttgtttggtgaaatcctgagtcccagtgtccCTCCATCTTGTTactcatattttttatatttttgctagttttattattttctttaattcaaccttaaaaatcaatctcatcaacttcaagtgaacgacaactctatttgcCACTATCAAAAATATGATCAGGATaatagttgtgaagaagatgaatacggttaatatgaaagtgctcatatgactaaccattggttaactatttgtgaaccaaccaagtgtacacgtttaggtacggttactcaaatctaaatgaaatacatttcatttatgtgtgacaagctaagtttcgatataacggttgaaagatattagcttggttaaatcaggtttttcatctaacagtgaatattgaatgctttgttaccaaggtaacttagattgcaaaccctgatttgaaaaatatataaatgagacatctagcaactggaaaaactaatccccacaccttttgtgcgatactagttggtttttctagagtcggttctcctttaaccttaggtttcttctcgagaccctgtaggttaacgactgaaagacttcattgggattgtgaagccagacaaaactacttctcttgtagttgagcgatttgatcttgccattttctatcgtacgagttcaattgaataattgactttagattatatctctgatggggcaagataaaaagaaatcacaaacatctttgtcacatcttttgtgattccgcaatatctagtttcgttaccatatgatttagattattgtgaggtgactgataattctaggttgttctttgggaatataagtccggttatcgattggttcatgttcaccttgattttatcaaaagacggaacaaaactcttaggtttatctgtgggagacagatttatctattatcatagatttttctgtgtgatacaaatttgtttattaaagtcttcaactttgggtcgtatcaactcttgtttgtgggtgagatcagctaagggaatcaagtgcgtagtatcctgctgggatcagagacgtaaggagcgcaactgtaccttgaatcagtgtgagattgattagggttcaactacagtccagaccgaagttagtttgtagtaggctagtgtatgttgcggcttaataaagtgtggtgttcaatatagactaggtcccggggtttttttgcatttgcggtttcctcgttaacaaaatttctggtgtatgttttatttctattccacaatatattttgttatataattgaaatatcacaggttgtttgttaagatcaatcaattagaatatccaacctttggttgttgatttaaattgattgacacttggatattggtctttggtaccatccaagtttatctctctagtatttgataaagactcgcagatttccatttgcttgagtaaagatcaaatcgagagattgagatattaactctttaatatacttttatctaaattgagtctgactgtctagttgattctctaaaaagtgtattggagttagtccatacatattgctaatcgaaatattgggtgaggttgttagacccccgctttttcagatccaACTACGGACTATGCAAGCAATAAATAaccatattgtttcttctcatcGAATGGTGATAATACAACTAGCATACAAAGTAAATTACAGTCACCAAAAATCAACCACTGTACTCCCTCTTTTATCCGTTGAAACACTATGACGACTAATCATTATCTGATCTTAAAAATGGGTGCATCACACTTCATAAACAGAACCTAGGTACGAAAAAAAAATCTACGAACACATCAAATTAATTGACAACGTAACACACTCAGTTGTTTCAAGAGTTCATCCTGTAGACACAAGGACTTTTATAATACTGTAGATGCATACCGTACATAACCGACGAATCAATTAACTAGGCCTTAGTATATTGGATTGTGCAGGCAGTAAACTAATGTATTAAATCTTTAGTTTGGTAAATTAACCAAGGCACAGTGGGAACGTACACCTCTTGTACAGTAGACAAAACTAAATATTTCGCATGAAAATCCAACATAACCTAACAAGAGGATTATGGGCAAGACCATTGTTATGCACCTACATCCATATAGTGTAAATGAAATGTAAAGCGCATCACCTCAACTGTGTGTACCGCTACTACACGGACTACTAATGGTACGATTAAAACTTCAAGAGTAGTCATCTTCATCGCGTTGTACTCGGCAGCTAATAAAAACGCTTACACATATGATCATGTAACCGTCCACTTAGCGCGATCCTAAGACTAGTCCAAATGGAAAATACAACTATatagatattttttcttttaatccgATTCCTTAAAACCTTCTTAACCCCATTGGATCAAGCTTAAAAGGTATAAGAGTTAGAAAACCTAACTGTAGCAAGAAAATAATCCTCCAACAGGTATCGCCGTTAGGCCTTGTATCGATCTTCTTTCTCCTTCAACTTTCTCTCGGGAGAGCTAaggatttcaaaaagaaaaagtttaggCGGCTGATTCTATTTCTTGAGAtttcagagaagaaaagaaaaagacttgACCATAATCTTTTACTACCCATAACTAGCGAGATTTTCTTTTACTAGAATTTCACGAATGAATATATTTTAAGTAAGAagataatagttaaccaaatctAGAGAAATTTCTTAATGACATATAATTTTAGGGCAAGGGATATGACAATAACAAATATATAGTTTCTTATAAAACCATATATTGCTAACAAACCCAAAACATTCACAACCGACACCAACATAAGCAACGAGAAAACATACGGTCTATACAATAAGAAGATGAAGTTTGTCCATTATGTTATATATAATTATTATAGTCTGATGcaatgtccttggatgtattcTAAGTGTTCATAAGAAGATTGCTCTGACATCAAAATGGCCACTGAATCACAATCTGAAAGGATTGGGTATTTGCATCTTCAGTATCCTAATTGTTGTGAAGAAGCACAGTTCCTAGATGATGTTGTGAAAGCTAAAGAAGATGGAAGGTATCAGAACTTTGCAAAAAATTTAAACATAAAACCGAATTTGAGCAGTGAAAGTGCAACCAGTGTGAAGAGGTTCACCATAAAAGGAATTATCTGCACGAATGATTGATTGCTAGGACCCTGATTTCCACGCTTATATGTATATATACAATTCAACAGAGCAAAACACATATGGAaataatttctgaaaatatgttATATATGTGTCAAATGTTCGAGGGAACCGAGTACTTTGGATTGGAATAATTAAGTGTCAATATATGTTTTAGGTTAAGTGTTATGTTGTGctatgtttaatcaataaaaatatcaTTGTCTGTGTACCATTATAATATCACTACTAGTTTGGACTTATCTTATGTTAAATAAAAGCATATTGAATTAAAGGTAACTACAAATACATAAACTGCTTAGTTACTTTTCATTAGAATTAACTAAATCTCTGCATAAGACTAATCCATTATATTAATCCGAACTAAATTATATGTCGTGAGTCAACGCTCCATTCAGCCGGAGGTGGTGGAGCATCCTGCAACAAAAAGGGATTGCGTATGTGAAGCACCGTAAGGATGACGAACAAGCAATGTAAGCGATAGGTTTTTCGTTAGATAACTGTCACGCCTGTAGAGTTCTTTGTACCTgcaatttcacaaaaaaaaataacacaaaagaaAGTATTAGAATAACTTAACAAACTAATCCAGGGACCTAGTAATAAGGTTTAATTTTTATCATACCACTTCTTCAGCAGTTTCATCGCTCAATTTATTGTTGTTAATTAGTATGCACTACTAGAACTATAAATTGTGTAACTTCGTTATTAATTGTTTAAAAACGAGACGAAAATCCTCCATCGTCATGCATGCATTTTCGGGTTCCCCATTTCTTTGCACAACATAGCAAAAATGTTATGCCAAAAACATGATTCGTTACAACAAGATTATTATGGATAGTTTCTCTTATATGCAAAACATAAGCTCTGCAAATATGTGAAACCTATTCTTGAGTATACTTAGGAGCGCGAATTCTTGGAGCTACTTTTCGCAATTAGAGTGAATAAATTTGTTGGAAACTATCAGTATCGAATGTGTGATTTTGGAAGCGAAAAGAGTTAAATTTATAGATGAGAGAATCATAATCGTTAGATGAAATAATTGTTGCCGGCTTAGGTTAAGCCGATCATCCAAGAGTTTGACGAGCATTGTCAAAGGGGTGCTCATCGGATGAGGTTGAACTTGAGAATCAATAGGAAAACGTTCCATCCTGTTTACACATTTGAGCATCCCGAAGGGGTGGAGATATTAATATTTTTTCATTTCCACCGCACTGCCGTTGCTATACGGAGCAAGAAGTGCGATGCTGTTATCGAATGGTTTTAGGTAAAAGACCAAAAAAGCAAAATATGAAGCTAGGCGGCACCAAAAACCGAAATTTGCTAAAAAAGAATTAATGTTTTAATGTTTTTACCCCTAGCAAAAAATGTGCCTTTTACCTCCAAGCGACACTTTCTATGCCTTGAAGAGGACTTAACCTCCATGCTCTTCAGCGGAAGATTTTGAGTCTCGCGTGTCTACCATTTCATCATCACAGCATCTTGAAAGTGAACCGTATTCCATGGATATATTTCAGAGTCTGAATGAGTTAAGGTGAGAATAAATGAGGGAAAATTTAATCTTTTTTGCTAAACTACTTCATTTGGAAGTAGAACCCTAATGCCCAAATCCCATGGTATAAAGATAATGGTATTCGGAGCGCTACGTGTCCCTTGTTTGAGATGGTAACAAGTAGAATCTATTGTGTTAAGAACAAGAATCTGAATAAGTTAGAATGGTTAATGCAAGCAACGCCTGTATTTTCTTATCATATGGTTCCGACAGCAAGCATAAAATTGACGTGTCTAAAAGGTAAAAAGAATAATTTGGACAAGTATCTTGAAAATCAGCTCTAAGGATCAGAACATTATCTAATTATGTTTATCTTCAGCCCCAAGAATTCAAATCTctattcaaaaaaagaaaaatgaataaataatttgaataaaataaaaaaccacGAAATCTTAATTGTGAAAttttcaaacaatatatataccTAAGATTTGAACAATTTTGGGAATCAAAATCAATGGCGAAGTCATGTATGGATAAGCTGATTACCACCAACTGGTTCCAAAATTCATGCATATGTTTTCACAAAACGATGCACAGAATCCTCTTCATTTGTCTTTTCATTCTCCTTTTATCGCCTGCCATATAGTAAGATAATCCATTTTACGACCTCATTCAGTCCCAGCTGATGCGATTTGATAGATCAAAGCTACTTCTTCATGGCTTGCATGGCGGAATACAAATGTAGTAGACAAGTGgactttttctatttttttccatATACCGAAGGAATGAAGGTACCGGTAGGACAATGCTTTCTTCTGAGAAAGAGGTAGGCGCCCCGATTAGATAGCTGTTGAAGCCAAGCGTCAAAAAGAAGCCCACGGGAGCTATTGCTCCGTCGATTCGAAAATTGCCAGGGCCATCGTGAGGCATGCACATTGACACCCCTGGCCCTGGATAACAAGATCACACAGATTAAGATGACTGGGAGATCTTAGTAGGACGGCATTAATGGAATGACTCGACTGTCATTGAACCAAGTGCCTCTTTTGTATTCTTACTGGAAAAAAAATGTCATCAAACGGTACACACCATTCCCCAAAACAGAATGGGTTAGCTAATATCAATCCCTACGCAACGCCAAATCTTGACTTACGTGCCGCTGAAATTCTAGAAACTCTTATCCTCCTAGACTCCGCATAAACATTACCCGTCATCTACGTCTAGCAGCCCCCACACTTCATCATTAAATGACACGTCAACAGATAACACTCCTCTACAGCTCGCCACGTAATCTCAAATTTCCATCCTTATAAAACGACGGTAGACTAAAacacaagaaaataaaagaagaaattgaattAAAATGCGTCCACAGGCAACAACTCCGGTTCCGTTATCCGGCGCCAACAACGGTTCTTCTCCAACTGATCGGAGACTAAATACTCTCATCAGACATATCGGAGACACATCAATGGAATCTCAAAACTCTAGTTCAAATATCTCAATGTATCCTACTGCTTCTTATGGTGATTCTGTTTTTGCTCACATTGTTCAAGCTCCTGAAGATCCAATTTTAGGGGTAATACTAAGCAGGTTCAATTTCTTCATGctgatatattttttctttggATTGATTGTTATTTCCTGTTAAAAACAGGTTACTGTTGCTTATAATAAAGATCCAAGTCCAATTAAGTTGAATTTAGGAGTTGGAGCTTATCGAActgaggtaaaaaaaaaaaaatcgaaaatccTCATTTTAAtcagtttttcctttttttttttaattgattctGATTATGTGATTTTGATGGATAAATAGGAAGGAAAACCACTTGTATTGAATGTTGTAAGAAAAGCTGAACAGATATTAGTTAATGACAGGTAACTGTTTTTGATTGATTAGATAATGTATTGGTAGTCTATGAAGTTACTAATTAGTGATGATTATTATTAGGGATTTAAAACTTCATTTGTTTGACATTCTAGGTCTCGTGTGAAAGAGTATCTTCCCATTACTGGATTGGGAGAATTTAACAAATTGAGTGCCAAGCTCATTTTTGGTGCTGAAAGGTTAGATAAGTTATACAATTTCTTCGTGTTTTATATTGTAGTTAATGTGTATATTGTATTGGTTAGATTTCAAAATTAATGCTGTTTCGCTTGCTGTCATGTGTAGCTTGGTTACGATAGACTATGTTTATGTTTAGTCTAGTGTAAATTGTTTTGTGGTATCAGGATCTATGATAGTCTTGAGTAACCTTAAAATTTTGAAGAAGTTGTTTGTGTCTTTTAAGGATAGTTTTGCCCAAGATCATCCTCAGTGGGAGCCAATCAACTTACTATTAACGAATGAAAAGGAATTACAGCAAGGATATTATGTTGTGATTATAGAGGCTCGCGTGAAGATCATATTAGAAAAGCTTGAGTAGACATGATTTTTTCGACATGACTTGAGGAAATTATCTCATATGTCACCCTACAGTTAATtctattttttaaaaatttaatagatcttccaaacaatttatgTAATGTCATTAAGAATCTCTGCTCTATGAATATGCCCCTCTCCATTTTGTTCGTTGCTGTGAGAGTCCCATCAGTTTAGAATTTTACTCAGTGAGTTCCTTAGCTGAATGCGATATTCTTCTTTTTCGGTAAACAGCCCTGCTATCCGTGAGAACAGGATTACTACTGTCCAATGCTTGTCTGGCACTGGCTCGCTGAGGGTGGGAGGTGAATTTCTTGCAAGACATTACCATCAGGTACAGGAATACACTTCATTTTGCTGCAGTGTTTAATTGCTTAGCACTGTTATAAGGAGACAAGTCTAACATAATcatctttttgtttctttgtagCGAACAATATATATTCCACAGCCAACATGGGGGAACCATATCAAAGTATTCCAATTGGCAGGGTTGTCTGTGAAATATTATCGCTACTATGACCCAAAAACACGTGGATTGGACTTCCAAGGTTTTTTTCTTGTCTTTGCTTGaatttttataccttttctcatACAATAGTCAGTGCAAATTAGGAGTCCCACATTTAACATGCTCAAGAAGAGTCGACCTTGTAGGTAGAGGAGGATAGAGTTGTGGATGATAAGCATCGCCAGTTACATGGTGGGAGTCTTCTTGTCCCAAGTTATATGTGGGGATCCTCTGTACCATATCTTCTATCTTTCTTAACAGGACGGTCTCAGCACTTGGTCATTCCTATATTACATCACCTCAATCAGAAATAGTATTAGACACAACAATGCAAGGTCTCAGTCCATGTTAATAATATGTGATTTTGCTATTTGTGATGATTGCTTATTTTGTGGTTTATATTTATGCCTATCTGATCTCTCTATTTAAAATTTTCTCAATCTTCTGAATCTCGTGGCGATTTTATTATCTCCATGTGAATGATATCTCCTTAACATTGTTAATAGGTATGCTGGAGGATCTCTCTTCTGCTCCATCAGGAGCCATAATTCTTCTTCATGCGTGTGCTCATAACCCTACTGGGGTAGATCCAACCCTTGAACAGTGGGAACAGATCAGAAAGTTAATGAGATCGAAAGCTCTATTGCCTTTCTTTGACAGTGCTTACCAGGTATTAATCAACAAATGAGTAAAAGATGTTATTAATATGAATAAATATACAAAGTCCAATGAACTGGGTTTGCTAATGAGGACTCTATCGAACTTTTAGGGGTTTGCAAGTGGAAGCCTGGATGGAGATGCGCAGCCTATTCGGATGTTTGTATCAGATGGGGGAGAATGTTTTGCTGCTCAAAGTTACGCAAAGAACATGGGGCTATATGGAGAACGTGTTGGGGCTCTCAGCATTGTGAGTTCTTTGACCACCTCAAACGCAAAATATACTTGAACCCATTAAATTAGAAAACCATTTATACTTTATGCCTACCACATTACTCTGCTAGAACATGAACATTGTTCGCTGACATGGTAAGGTGTCAAATGAACTTCTTTACCATGTGTTGTATTAATGCTGATCATTACATCTTCATTACAAAACAAAATTGCCAGTTGAACATCGCATTTCTTGATGGGCTGATCTCCAAATTCGTAAATCTGTGTATTAATTTTACTTGGATATGTGGTATCTAAGTAATGGAATTAAAAAGAAGATTTGGAGAAgcatactatatatatatatttgaaacCCATT encodes:
- the LOC113348271 gene encoding aspartate aminotransferase, cytoplasmic-like — encoded protein: MRPQATTPVPLSGANNGSSPTDRRLNTLIRHIGDTSMESQNSSSNISMYPTASYGDSVFAHIVQAPEDPILGVTVAYNKDPSPIKLNLGVGAYRTEEGKPLVLNVVRKAEQILVNDRSRVKEYLPITGLGEFNKLSAKLIFGAESPAIRENRITTVQCLSGTGSLRVGGEFLARHYHQRTIYIPQPTWGNHIKVFQLAGLSVKYYRYYDPKTRGLDFQGMLEDLSSAPSGAIILLHACAHNPTGVDPTLEQWEQIRKLMRSKALLPFFDSAYQGFASGSLDGDAQPIRMFVSDGGECFAAQSYAKNMGLYGERVGALSIVCKSSDVASRVESQLKLVIRPMYSNPPVHGPSIVATVLKDRDLYNEWTLELKAMADRIISMRQQLFDALRARGTPGDWSHIIKQIGMFTFTGLNKEQVAFMTREYHIYMTSDGRISMAGLSSRTVPHLADAINAAVTRMG